The following proteins come from a genomic window of Candidatus Aminicenantes bacterium:
- a CDS encoding DUF2191 domain-containing protein produces the protein MKVTTILPDRLVADVRLLAGGRNLTEALIRALEEWVNTRKIRELNAQVGKSPFEFAHGTTADSLREANRTR, from the coding sequence ATGAAAGTTACGACGATTCTTCCCGACCGATTAGTTGCGGACGTCCGGCTGCTGGCCGGAGGGCGCAATTTGACCGAAGCGCTGATCCGGGCCTTGGAAGAATGGGTCAATACCCGGAAAATCCGAGAGCTCAACGCGCAGGTCGGGAAATCCCCTTTTGAGTTCGCGCATGGGACAACCGCCGATTCGCTGCGCGAGGCCAACCGGACCCGATGA
- a CDS encoding PIN domain-containing protein has protein sequence MIIADTSIWIEFLRGNPDVAPLMKSLLDDGRILALEAIFGELMQGARNDAERRILAEYWAALPKTAEAGLWIQAGRISGESGWIGKGLGLIDAFIIVAARSVSAKLWTLDKKILKEITDREQYRVSE, from the coding sequence ATGATCATCGCCGACACTTCGATCTGGATCGAATTTCTGCGAGGGAATCCCGACGTCGCTCCCTTGATGAAAAGCCTGCTGGATGATGGCCGGATCCTGGCTTTGGAGGCGATTTTCGGCGAGCTGATGCAAGGCGCGCGAAATGATGCGGAACGTCGAATACTAGCCGAGTATTGGGCCGCTTTGCCCAAAACCGCGGAGGCCGGACTTTGGATCCAGGCGGGGCGGATTTCGGGGGAGTCCGGATGGATCGGCAAAGGATTGGGCCTGATCGATGCCTTCATCATCGTCGCAGCCCGCTCCGTCTCGGCCAAGCTATGGACACTCGACAAAAAAATTCTTAAGGAGATTACCGATCGTGAGCAATATCGAGTCTCGGAGTAA
- a CDS encoding D-cysteine desulfhydrase family protein: MNPDPLNLYGRLAAYPRVELIHRPTPIRKLARLTAELGGPEIWIKRDDLTGMAFGGNKSRKLEFILPDILAKKADVLVTWASLQSNWAMLTAAACVRYGVQPVLVLFKTYDLPPEPDGNILLDRLLGADIRFKEAGRGKLVTQATALAAAEDVAAEFRAAGKNVYVIPVGGSVPAADMDRPLGAVAYVDAFAEMLAQTRAAGFVPDAVVHSTGSGSTQAGLLLGARALAPQTRVVGISVSDPKDSFSRIVREVVVATERELGTGTIVAPEDVLVFDDYIRDGYGIVNREVAEVIRRVFRAEGIVLDPVYTSKAFIGLMDLIARGFFKPDAKIVFFHTGGTPALFPNRAFLV, translated from the coding sequence TTGAATCCCGATCCACTCAATCTATATGGCCGCCTCGCAGCATATCCCCGGGTCGAGCTGATCCACCGGCCGACGCCGATCCGCAAGCTGGCCCGGCTGACGGCCGAGCTGGGCGGGCCGGAGATTTGGATCAAGCGCGACGATCTGACCGGGATGGCCTTCGGCGGCAACAAGTCGCGCAAGCTCGAATTCATCCTGCCGGACATCCTGGCCAAGAAGGCCGATGTCCTGGTCACCTGGGCCAGCCTGCAATCGAACTGGGCCATGCTGACGGCGGCGGCCTGCGTCCGCTACGGCGTCCAGCCGGTTTTAGTCCTTTTCAAAACCTACGACCTCCCGCCTGAACCGGACGGCAACATCCTGCTCGATCGCCTGCTGGGGGCCGACATCCGGTTCAAGGAGGCGGGCCGCGGGAAGCTGGTGACCCAGGCCACCGCGCTGGCCGCGGCCGAAGACGTCGCGGCGGAATTCCGGGCGGCCGGCAAGAATGTCTACGTGATCCCCGTCGGCGGCTCGGTCCCGGCGGCGGATATGGATCGGCCGCTGGGGGCCGTCGCCTATGTCGACGCTTTCGCCGAGATGCTGGCCCAAACCCGGGCCGCGGGATTCGTACCGGACGCGGTCGTCCATTCCACCGGCTCCGGCTCGACCCAGGCCGGATTGCTTCTGGGCGCCAGGGCGTTGGCGCCGCAGACGCGGGTCGTCGGCATCAGCGTTTCCGATCCCAAGGATTCGTTTTCCCGGATCGTTCGCGAAGTCGTTGTCGCGACGGAGCGCGAACTCGGGACGGGAACGATTGTTGCCCCGGAGGACGTCCTCGTCTTTGACGACTACATCCGCGACGGCTATGGGATCGTCAACCGCGAAGTGGCCGAGGTCATCCGGCGCGTCTTCCGGGCCGAGGGCATTGTCCTCGACCCGGTCTATACGTCCAAGGCCTTCATCGGCCTGATGGATCTCATCGCCCGCGGGTTCTTCAAGCCGGACGCCAAGATCGTCTTTTTCCACACCGGCGGCACGCCGGCGCTCTTCCCCAACCGGGCTTTTCTCGTCTAA